Proteins found in one Amycolatopsis aidingensis genomic segment:
- a CDS encoding ACP S-malonyltransferase: MFPIGVTALLAPGQGSQAPGMFTPWLDSEHARGLVQQWSERSGLDLLHLGTEAPAEEIQDTAIAQPLIVALSLLAFDRLSRETALPQDGPVAGHSVGELAAAAIAGVLSPADAVALAAVRGAEMAKACAAEHTGMAAVMLGEPERVVAWLAEHGLTAANQNGAGQIVASGSAAEIERIVAEPLEGTKVRALKVAGAFHTAYMAPAEDAMRSHAAEITPGEPNRPLLSNADGTVVTSGAEYLDRLVRQITRPVRWDLTMQGLASLGITATVELPPAGTLTGLVKRELKGSLDTIIALKTPDNLAALAGQDPTQETAQ; the protein is encoded by the coding sequence GTGTTCCCTATAGGGGTGACCGCCCTCCTCGCTCCCGGACAGGGGTCCCAGGCCCCAGGAATGTTCACGCCCTGGCTCGACTCCGAGCACGCGCGCGGGCTCGTCCAGCAGTGGTCCGAGCGCTCGGGGCTCGACCTGCTGCACCTCGGCACCGAGGCACCGGCCGAGGAGATCCAGGACACCGCGATAGCCCAGCCGCTGATCGTGGCGCTGTCCCTGCTCGCCTTCGACCGGCTGAGCCGGGAGACCGCCCTGCCCCAGGACGGGCCGGTGGCCGGGCACTCGGTCGGCGAGCTGGCCGCCGCCGCGATCGCCGGGGTGCTCTCCCCCGCCGATGCCGTGGCGCTGGCCGCCGTGCGCGGCGCGGAGATGGCCAAGGCCTGCGCAGCCGAGCACACCGGGATGGCCGCCGTGATGCTCGGCGAGCCGGAGCGGGTGGTGGCCTGGCTGGCCGAGCACGGGCTGACCGCGGCGAACCAGAATGGCGCTGGGCAGATCGTCGCCTCCGGCTCGGCCGCGGAGATCGAGCGGATCGTCGCCGAGCCGCTGGAGGGCACCAAGGTACGGGCACTCAAGGTCGCCGGGGCCTTCCACACCGCCTACATGGCCCCCGCCGAGGACGCGATGCGGTCGCACGCCGCCGAGATCACCCCCGGCGAGCCGAACCGGCCGCTGCTTTCCAACGCGGACGGGACCGTGGTGACCAGCGGCGCCGAGTACCTGGACCGGCTGGTCCGGCAGATCACCAGGCCGGTGCGCTGGGACCTCACCATGCAGGGGCTGGCCTCCCTCGGCATCACGGCCACGGTGGAGCTGCCACCCGCCGGCACGCTGACCGGCCTGGTGAAGCGCGAGCTCAAGGGCAGCCTCGACACCATCATCGCGCTGAAGACGCCCGACAACCTGGCCGCGCTGGCTGGCCAGGACCCGACGCAGGAGACCGCGCAATGA
- a CDS encoding NAD(P) transhydrogenase subunit alpha, whose translation MLVQSLAILVLAGFVGFVVISKVPNTLHTPLMSGTNAIHGIVLLGALIVLGQGAEGVLNKVLLVIAITFGTINVVGGFLVTDRMLGMFKEKPGAKAQQGTSNGERR comes from the coding sequence ATGCTGGTACAGAGCCTGGCGATCCTGGTGCTCGCCGGATTCGTCGGTTTCGTGGTGATCTCCAAGGTGCCGAACACCCTGCACACACCACTGATGTCCGGGACCAACGCCATCCACGGCATCGTCCTGCTCGGCGCGCTGATCGTGCTCGGGCAGGGCGCAGAGGGGGTGCTGAACAAGGTGCTCCTGGTGATCGCGATCACGTTCGGGACGATCAACGTGGTCGGTGGGTTCCTGGTCACCGACCGGATGCTCGGCATGTTCAAGGAGAAGCCGGGGGCCAAGGCCCAGCAGGGTACGAGCAACGGGGAGCGCCGATGA
- a CDS encoding beta-ketoacyl-[acyl-carrier-protein] synthase family protein: protein MSNNDVVITGLGATTPLGGDVASTWDGLLAGRSGVAALEEDWVERYDLPVKIAAKLAVEPTEVLPRVQARRMDRCEQVAIVAARQAWADAGLGEDGVDPDRLAVVVGTGIGGAHTLLDQDDLLETQGIRKVSPLTVPMLMPNGPAAHVGLEFKARAGVHAPVSACASGAEALAWAWRMLRAGEADVVVAGGAEAIIAPVTMAGFAQARTLSTRNDEPERASRPWDVNRDGFVLGEGAGIMVLERGEYAQARGAAVYGKLAGIGTSADAYHITGPDPEGVGQTRAITAAVRTAGLEPKDIGHVNAHATSTPVGDVGETVAIRKALGDHPVLTAPKSALGHLVGAAGAVEAIVTVLSVRDGVIPPTINLEEQDPGVVQEIAAGEPRKLDLTAAISDSFGFGGHNVALTFVPA from the coding sequence ATGAGCAACAACGACGTCGTCATCACCGGGCTCGGCGCCACCACGCCGCTCGGCGGGGACGTCGCGTCCACATGGGACGGTCTGCTGGCGGGGCGTAGCGGCGTCGCCGCCCTCGAAGAGGACTGGGTCGAGCGGTACGACCTTCCGGTCAAGATCGCGGCCAAGCTCGCGGTGGAGCCGACCGAGGTGTTGCCAAGGGTCCAGGCCCGCCGCATGGACCGGTGCGAGCAGGTGGCGATCGTGGCGGCTCGCCAGGCATGGGCCGACGCCGGCCTCGGAGAGGACGGCGTCGATCCCGACCGTCTGGCGGTGGTGGTCGGCACCGGGATCGGCGGGGCACACACCCTGCTCGACCAGGACGACCTGCTGGAGACCCAGGGCATCCGCAAGGTCTCGCCGCTGACCGTGCCGATGCTGATGCCGAACGGCCCGGCCGCGCACGTCGGGTTGGAGTTCAAGGCACGCGCGGGGGTGCACGCGCCGGTGTCGGCCTGCGCCTCCGGCGCCGAGGCCCTCGCGTGGGCGTGGCGCATGCTGCGTGCCGGTGAGGCGGACGTGGTGGTGGCGGGCGGCGCCGAGGCGATCATCGCGCCGGTCACCATGGCCGGGTTCGCCCAGGCCCGCACCCTGAGCACCCGCAACGACGAGCCGGAGCGGGCCTCCCGGCCGTGGGACGTCAACCGGGACGGGTTCGTACTCGGCGAGGGTGCCGGGATCATGGTGCTGGAGCGCGGCGAGTACGCGCAGGCCCGGGGTGCCGCGGTGTACGGGAAACTCGCCGGCATCGGCACCAGCGCGGACGCGTACCACATCACCGGCCCCGATCCGGAGGGCGTTGGCCAGACCAGGGCCATCACGGCGGCGGTGCGGACGGCGGGCCTCGAGCCCAAGGACATCGGTCACGTCAACGCGCACGCCACCTCGACCCCGGTCGGCGACGTCGGTGAGACGGTGGCGATCCGCAAGGCGCTCGGCGATCACCCGGTGCTGACCGCGCCCAAGAGCGCGCTCGGCCACCTGGTCGGCGCGGCCGGCGCGGTGGAGGCGATCGTGACCGTGCTGTCGGTCCGCGACGGGGTCATCCCGCCGACGATCAACCTGGAGGAACAGGACCCCGGGGTGGTTCAGGAGATCGCGGCGGGCGAGCCGCGCAAGCTCGACCTGACCGCCGCGATCAGCGACTCGTTCGGCTTCGGCGGCCACAACGTCGCGCTGACCTTCGTGCCGGCCTGA
- a CDS encoding beta-ketoacyl-ACP synthase III has protein sequence MTDRPALRLKQGSSASRVLGIGSTQPDHVVTNDDLSKIMDTTDEWIRERVGIIERRFADKDELLVDMAVTAGARAVADAGLDPSDVDTVILPNCTMLSPIPNAAAQVADRIGVKAAGAFDINAACAGFCYGLAVASDLVRAGSSKRVLVIGAEKLTDVVDPVDRANAIIFADGAGAAVVGPADEAGIGPVCWGSAGDLVDAIYMREHRYIYQEGQSVFRWATTRIAPIAMEALELAGLQPSDVDVLIPHQANLRIVEAIAKRLHARGAREDMVVADDIKYSGNTSSASIPMALDHMREAGTARSGDVVLMVGFGAGLSYAGQAIICP, from the coding sequence ATGACCGACCGGCCCGCACTGCGGCTCAAGCAAGGATCGTCCGCAAGCCGCGTGCTCGGGATCGGCAGCACCCAGCCGGATCACGTCGTGACCAACGACGACCTCTCGAAGATCATGGACACCACCGACGAGTGGATCCGGGAGCGGGTCGGCATCATCGAGCGCAGGTTCGCCGACAAGGACGAGCTGCTGGTGGACATGGCGGTCACCGCGGGCGCGCGGGCGGTCGCCGACGCGGGTCTCGATCCGTCCGATGTGGACACGGTCATCCTGCCGAACTGCACGATGCTCTCCCCGATCCCGAACGCCGCCGCACAGGTCGCCGACCGGATCGGGGTGAAGGCGGCAGGCGCCTTCGACATCAACGCTGCCTGCGCAGGCTTCTGCTACGGCCTCGCCGTGGCCTCGGACCTCGTCCGGGCAGGCTCGTCCAAGCGGGTGCTGGTGATCGGCGCGGAGAAGCTGACCGACGTGGTGGACCCGGTGGACCGGGCGAACGCGATCATCTTCGCCGACGGCGCGGGCGCCGCAGTGGTGGGACCGGCTGATGAGGCCGGCATCGGGCCGGTCTGCTGGGGCAGCGCGGGTGACCTGGTGGATGCGATCTACATGCGTGAGCACCGCTACATCTACCAGGAGGGCCAGTCGGTCTTCCGGTGGGCGACCACCCGGATCGCGCCGATCGCCATGGAGGCGCTCGAGCTCGCCGGCCTGCAGCCATCCGATGTGGATGTCCTCATCCCGCACCAGGCGAACCTGCGTATCGTCGAGGCCATCGCCAAGCGACTGCACGCCAGGGGGGCAAGGGAGGACATGGTGGTCGCCGACGACATCAAGTACTCGGGCAACACCTCCTCGGCCTCGATCCCGATGGCGCTGGACCACATGCGCGAGGCCGGGACGGCACGTAGCGGCGATGTGGTGCTGATGGTCGGCTTCGGGGCCGGCCTCTCCTATGCCGGGCAGGCGATCATCTGCCCGTGA
- a CDS encoding DUF3145 domain-containing protein has product MSTRGNTRGVVYVHSSPSAVCPHVEWAISGTLGGRVELRWTAQPAAPGQLRAECSWRGPAGTGGKLASALKAWPMVRFEVAEEPSQGVDGERFCYAPGLGLWHGRTSANGDIVVGEDQLRTLVAKCRAGEQLAHKLDELLGANWDEALEPFRHAGDGAPVTWLHQVG; this is encoded by the coding sequence GTGAGCACCCGTGGTAACACCCGTGGCGTGGTGTACGTCCACTCGTCGCCGTCTGCGGTATGTCCGCACGTCGAGTGGGCTATCTCGGGCACCCTTGGTGGCCGAGTTGAGTTGCGCTGGACGGCCCAGCCGGCCGCCCCCGGGCAGCTGCGTGCCGAATGCAGCTGGCGGGGTCCGGCGGGCACCGGCGGCAAGCTCGCGTCCGCGCTCAAGGCGTGGCCGATGGTTCGGTTCGAGGTAGCCGAGGAGCCGAGCCAGGGCGTGGACGGCGAGCGATTTTGCTATGCCCCAGGGCTCGGGCTGTGGCATGGCCGCACCAGCGCGAACGGTGACATCGTGGTCGGTGAGGACCAGTTGCGCACCCTGGTGGCCAAGTGCCGGGCCGGTGAACAGCTTGCGCACAAGCTGGACGAGCTGCTCGGGGCCAACTGGGACGAGGCGCTGGAGCCGTTCCGGCACGCCGGAGACGGGGCCCCGGTCACCTGGCTGCATCAGGTCGGCTGA
- a CDS encoding NAD(P)(+) transhydrogenase (Re/Si-specific) subunit beta, whose amino-acid sequence MSWLQSESFIGALYIIAFALFIYGLMGMTGPRTAVRGNWIAAVGMGIAIVATLLMPGMSNWLLIALGVLLGTVIGVPSARKVKMTAMPQMVALFNGVGGGTVAIIAWVEFRTTDGYAHEAAHVAIASLFAAIVGSVSFWGSNVAFGKLQEILPTKPITVGRLQQPLNVLLLVAAVVCSVVIAAGGQSEWLIIGVLVAAAAFGIMVVLPIGGADMPVVISLLNALTGLSAAAMGLALDNTALIVAGMIVGASGSILTNLMAKAMNRSIPAIVGGGFGGGAAAASSRSDADRSVRSTSAADTAIQLAYAGKVAVVPGYGMAVAQAQHAVREMAEILEGKGIAVSYAIHPVAGRMPGHMNVLLAEADVPYEQLKEMDESNSEFGHTDVTLVIGANDVTNPAAETDPASPIYGMPILKVNTSRSVIVLKRSMGSGFAGIDNDLFFDPKTSMLFGDAKSSISEIVEELKAL is encoded by the coding sequence ATGAGCTGGCTGCAGAGCGAGAGTTTCATCGGGGCCCTGTACATCATCGCCTTCGCGTTGTTCATCTACGGCCTGATGGGGATGACCGGCCCGCGGACCGCGGTACGCGGCAACTGGATCGCCGCGGTCGGGATGGGTATCGCGATCGTGGCCACCCTGCTGATGCCGGGGATGAGCAACTGGCTGCTGATCGCGCTCGGCGTGTTACTCGGCACCGTGATCGGTGTGCCCTCGGCGCGCAAGGTGAAGATGACCGCGATGCCGCAGATGGTGGCGCTGTTCAACGGCGTGGGCGGCGGCACGGTGGCGATCATCGCCTGGGTGGAGTTCCGCACCACGGACGGCTACGCACACGAGGCCGCCCACGTGGCGATCGCCTCGCTGTTCGCGGCCATCGTCGGTTCGGTGTCCTTCTGGGGCTCCAACGTCGCCTTCGGCAAGCTACAGGAGATCCTGCCGACCAAGCCGATCACCGTGGGGCGGTTGCAGCAGCCGCTGAACGTGCTGTTGCTGGTCGCCGCCGTGGTGTGCTCCGTGGTGATCGCCGCGGGTGGCCAGTCCGAGTGGCTGATCATCGGGGTGCTGGTGGCCGCGGCCGCCTTCGGGATCATGGTGGTGCTGCCGATCGGCGGCGCCGATATGCCCGTGGTGATCTCGCTGCTCAACGCGCTCACCGGGCTTTCGGCCGCCGCCATGGGTCTGGCGCTGGACAACACCGCGCTCATCGTGGCCGGCATGATCGTCGGCGCCTCCGGCTCGATCCTGACCAACCTGATGGCCAAGGCGATGAACCGGTCGATCCCGGCGATCGTCGGCGGCGGTTTCGGCGGAGGCGCGGCCGCCGCGAGCAGCCGGTCCGACGCCGATCGGTCGGTGCGCAGCACGAGCGCGGCGGACACCGCGATCCAGCTCGCCTACGCAGGGAAGGTGGCGGTGGTGCCAGGGTACGGGATGGCCGTCGCCCAGGCGCAGCACGCGGTGCGCGAGATGGCCGAGATCCTGGAGGGCAAAGGCATCGCGGTCTCCTACGCGATCCACCCGGTCGCCGGCCGGATGCCGGGGCATATGAACGTGTTGCTCGCCGAGGCCGATGTGCCCTACGAGCAGCTCAAGGAGATGGACGAGAGCAACTCGGAGTTCGGCCACACCGACGTCACCCTGGTGATCGGCGCCAACGATGTGACCAATCCCGCGGCCGAGACCGACCCCGCCTCACCCATCTACGGGATGCCGATCCTCAAGGTGAACACCAGCCGCTCGGTCATCGTGCTGAAACGGTCCATGGGATCCGGTTTCGCCGGTATCGACAACGACCTTTTCTTCGACCCCAAGACGAGCATGCTCTTCGGGGACGCGAAATCCTCGATCAGCGAGATCGTCGAGGAACTGAAAGCCCTGTAA
- a CDS encoding PucR family transcriptional regulator — protein sequence MNESSPSRPDRARHGLSSTTLRELERASGRLAQASVAAMEERLPWFSRMPAEQRAGVLLLTQAGAAGFVDWLRDSKEALKLTTDAFRSAPQELSRWLSLRQTVGLVRLAIEVFEEQLPELAANEAERAALIEGILRYGREIAFAAANSYAAAAESRGAWDARLEALVVDGIVRGETEESVLSRAAALGWDPAANATVLVGNPPSDDPPTVVFEVRSRAARIGRPVLLGVQGSRLVIVVAGPPTDGNRGADILTGMSLAFAEGPVVAGPTVDSLAEAHHSAAEALSGLRAVVGWPAAPRPVRSIDLLPERALAGDAEAERLLIADIAKPLEEAGPALLETVQTYLESGGVLETCARTLFVHPNTVRYRLRKAADLTGRDATEARDALVLRIALTVGRLARARGLW from the coding sequence ATGAACGAATCCAGCCCCTCCCGGCCGGACCGCGCGCGGCACGGCCTCTCCAGCACGACGCTGCGCGAGCTCGAGCGCGCCTCCGGCAGGCTGGCCCAGGCCAGCGTCGCGGCGATGGAGGAACGCCTGCCGTGGTTCAGCCGGATGCCTGCCGAGCAGCGCGCCGGGGTCCTGCTGCTGACCCAGGCCGGCGCGGCCGGGTTCGTCGACTGGCTGCGCGACTCCAAGGAGGCGCTCAAGCTCACCACCGACGCCTTCCGCAGCGCACCGCAGGAGCTGTCCCGCTGGCTGAGCCTGCGGCAGACGGTGGGCCTGGTGCGGCTGGCCATCGAGGTCTTCGAGGAGCAGCTGCCGGAGCTCGCGGCCAACGAGGCGGAGCGGGCGGCGCTGATCGAGGGCATCCTGCGGTACGGCAGGGAGATCGCCTTCGCCGCCGCCAACTCCTACGCCGCGGCCGCGGAGTCTCGTGGTGCCTGGGACGCCAGGCTGGAGGCACTGGTGGTGGACGGGATCGTCCGCGGCGAGACCGAGGAGTCGGTGCTGTCCAGGGCGGCGGCACTGGGCTGGGACCCGGCGGCGAACGCCACTGTCCTGGTCGGCAACCCACCATCGGACGACCCGCCCACCGTGGTGTTCGAGGTACGCAGCAGGGCGGCCAGGATCGGCAGGCCGGTCCTGCTCGGGGTGCAGGGCTCCCGCCTGGTGATCGTGGTCGCGGGCCCGCCGACTGACGGCAACCGCGGCGCCGACATCCTCACCGGCATGTCCCTGGCCTTCGCCGAGGGACCGGTGGTCGCGGGCCCAACCGTGGACAGCCTCGCCGAGGCGCACCACAGCGCGGCCGAGGCCCTCTCCGGCCTGCGTGCGGTGGTCGGCTGGCCTGCCGCGCCCCGGCCGGTGCGCTCCATCGACCTGCTGCCCGAACGGGCGCTGGCCGGGGACGCCGAGGCCGAGCGCCTGCTCATCGCGGATATCGCCAAGCCACTGGAGGAGGCGGGGCCCGCGCTGCTGGAAACCGTGCAGACCTACCTGGAAAGCGGCGGCGTGCTGGAGACCTGCGCGCGCACCCTGTTCGTGCACCCGAACACCGTGCGCTACCGGCTGCGCAAGGCCGCCGACCTCACCGGGCGAGACGCCACCGAGGCACGGGACGCGCTGGTGCTGCGGATCGCGCTGACCGTCGGCAGGCTCGCCAGGGCGCGCGGGCTGTGGTAG
- a CDS encoding mechanosensitive ion channel family protein: MGEQLKDGLGQAWSLVATFVPKLIGFLIILLIGWLIAKAISKALSLVLSKLGFGKLIEKTGLSGTLRQSNVDATGLIVKLVYYFILLIALQLAFGVFGQSNPVSQLLNDVIAFLPRIVVAIVLIIVAAAIAKVVRDLVTGALASRPAGRLLGTVAYWLITALGIIAALNQINIATTVTTPVLITVLATIGGVIVVGFGGGLIKPAQERWGDWLQNMQGQLSKGEGDSHDSGRTSGTVPPDTPTPPSGMPSADR; this comes from the coding sequence GTGGGCGAACAGCTCAAGGACGGGTTGGGGCAGGCATGGAGCCTGGTCGCGACCTTCGTCCCGAAACTCATCGGCTTTCTTATCATCCTGCTCATCGGCTGGCTCATCGCCAAGGCCATTTCCAAGGCGCTGTCGCTGGTGTTGAGCAAGCTAGGCTTCGGAAAGCTGATCGAAAAGACCGGCCTCTCCGGGACGCTCCGGCAATCGAATGTGGACGCCACCGGCCTCATTGTGAAGCTGGTGTACTACTTCATTCTGTTGATTGCGCTGCAGCTGGCCTTCGGCGTATTCGGGCAGAGTAATCCGGTCAGCCAGTTGCTGAACGACGTCATCGCCTTCCTGCCGCGGATCGTCGTCGCGATCGTGCTGATCATCGTGGCGGCGGCGATCGCCAAGGTCGTCCGTGACCTGGTGACCGGGGCGCTGGCCTCCCGCCCGGCCGGGCGGCTGCTGGGCACGGTCGCCTACTGGCTGATCACCGCGCTCGGGATCATCGCCGCCCTGAACCAGATCAACATCGCCACCACGGTCACCACCCCGGTGCTGATCACGGTGCTGGCCACCATCGGTGGCGTGATCGTCGTCGGGTTCGGTGGCGGCCTGATCAAGCCGGCGCAGGAGCGCTGGGGCGACTGGCTGCAGAACATGCAGGGGCAACTCAGCAAGGGTGAGGGCGACTCCCATGACAGCGGGCGGACCAGCGGCACCGTGCCGCCGGACACCCCGACCCCGCCGTCCGGTATGCCGTCCGCCGACCGCTGA
- a CDS encoding S8 family serine peptidase, with protein sequence MRAVPGRWRYAAAVAVAALALPQLTATPASADLLAPVSDTLDAVLSAASEGERVTVLVHGTDLAAAGRAVRQAGLSKLTSFDRIGVVAATGTVAEVGAARAAEGVVYVERNDPLRTFASSGTTATRSAAARTTRTGADGEPLDGRGVSVAVIDTGVDPTHPAFRGPDGASRVVRNLKSLCLQGTGTGCILPVPDFLDTDTLSVGGHGTHVAGIAAGSPYTLGEGTVVGGSAPGSKIVSISTGAALVVLGTDAALNWVLENHEAPCGAGIPASTCPPIKVVNNSYGPSGGGAFDPNSATVKLQRALAAEGVVTVWANGNDGGDGSANLSNPPGQDPTPGVLSVASYDDAGSGTRDGTVSAFSSRGSETDRRSWPDISAPGSNIVSSCRLYLLICTQGLQPKNGPGLLDLGTYNVISGTSMAAPQIAGIVAQLFQARPQASPGEIEHALKATAHKYADGAPYRQAGDYTSSFDKGTGLADVVAAATLLGAGRH encoded by the coding sequence ATGCGCGCAGTACCCGGCAGGTGGCGGTACGCCGCGGCGGTCGCGGTCGCGGCCCTCGCCCTGCCTCAGCTCACCGCGACACCAGCGAGTGCGGACCTCCTCGCCCCGGTATCGGACACCCTGGACGCGGTGCTGTCCGCGGCCTCCGAGGGCGAGCGGGTGACCGTCCTGGTGCACGGCACCGACCTCGCCGCGGCGGGGCGGGCCGTGCGGCAGGCCGGGCTGAGCAAGCTCACCAGCTTCGACCGGATCGGCGTGGTGGCCGCCACCGGTACCGTCGCCGAGGTCGGCGCGGCCCGCGCGGCCGAGGGCGTGGTGTACGTGGAACGCAACGACCCGCTGCGCACCTTCGCCAGCAGCGGCACCACGGCCACCCGCAGCGCGGCAGCACGGACCACCCGCACCGGCGCCGATGGCGAACCGCTGGACGGCAGAGGAGTCTCGGTCGCGGTGATCGACACCGGGGTGGACCCGACGCACCCCGCCTTCCGCGGGCCGGACGGCGCCAGCCGGGTGGTACGCAACCTGAAGAGCCTGTGCCTGCAGGGCACCGGAACCGGCTGCATCCTGCCGGTGCCCGACTTCCTGGACACCGACACGCTCTCGGTCGGCGGGCACGGCACCCATGTCGCCGGCATCGCCGCGGGCAGCCCGTACACCCTCGGGGAGGGCACGGTCGTGGGCGGGTCGGCGCCGGGCTCGAAGATCGTGTCGATCTCCACCGGGGCCGCGCTCGTCGTGCTCGGCACCGACGCCGCGCTGAACTGGGTGCTGGAGAACCATGAGGCGCCCTGCGGGGCCGGGATCCCGGCGAGTACCTGCCCGCCGATCAAGGTGGTGAACAACTCCTACGGCCCCAGCGGCGGCGGTGCCTTCGACCCGAACTCGGCCACCGTGAAGCTGCAACGCGCGCTCGCCGCCGAGGGCGTGGTCACGGTATGGGCCAATGGCAACGACGGCGGGGACGGCTCGGCCAACCTGTCCAACCCGCCAGGGCAGGACCCGACACCCGGGGTGCTGTCGGTGGCCTCCTATGACGACGCGGGCTCCGGCACCAGGGACGGCACCGTGTCCGCGTTCTCCTCCCGCGGGTCGGAAACCGACCGGCGCAGCTGGCCGGACATCTCCGCGCCCGGTTCGAACATCGTCTCTTCCTGCCGGCTCTACCTGCTGATCTGTACCCAGGGGCTGCAGCCGAAGAACGGCCCCGGCCTGCTCGATCTCGGCACCTACAACGTGATCAGCGGTACCTCCATGGCGGCACCGCAGATCGCGGGCATCGTGGCGCAGCTGTTCCAGGCCAGGCCGCAGGCAAGCCCTGGCGAGATCGAGCACGCGCTCAAGGCGACGGCGCACAAGTACGCCGACGGGGCGCCCTACCGGCAGGCAGGCGACTACACCTCCAGCTTCGACAAGGGCACCGGGCTGGCTGATGTGGTGGCCGCGGCCACCCTGCTCGGCGCCGGGCGGCACTGA
- a CDS encoding acyl carrier protein, with product MADKEEILSGLAEIVEEVAGVAQDDVSTEKSFVDDLDIDSLSMVEIAVQAEDKFGVKIPDDELANLKTVGDAVDYVLANAK from the coding sequence GTGGCTGACAAGGAAGAGATCCTGTCCGGGCTCGCCGAGATCGTCGAGGAGGTCGCCGGTGTGGCGCAGGACGACGTGAGCACCGAGAAGTCCTTCGTGGACGACCTGGACATCGACTCGCTGTCCATGGTGGAGATCGCGGTGCAGGCCGAGGACAAGTTCGGCGTGAAGATCCCGGACGACGAGCTCGCCAACCTGAAGACCGTCGGCGACGCGGTGGACTACGTGCTCGCCAACGCCAAGTAA
- a CDS encoding Re/Si-specific NAD(P)(+) transhydrogenase subunit alpha, which produces MVETQPLTVGVVKESKPGETRVALVPKLVERLVKRGLSIVIEPGAGAAAALPDELYEQAGARIGEAWAADAVLKVAPPTSAEVGKLGAGKILIGFLAPLSNVEGVRELAEAGVRAFAVESIPRISRAQAMDALSSQSSVAGYRTVLLAAQRLPRFFPMLTTAAGTVPPAKVLVLGAGVAGLQALATAKRLGAQPTGYDVRPEVAEQVRSVGAQWLDLGIEAVGEGGYARELSEEERAEQQRRLTEAITGFDVVITTALVPGRKAPTLVTADAVRGMRPGSVIVDMAGEAGGNCELTKPGEETVAEHVTICSPLNLPAEMPAHASELYARNLTELLELFVDSEGRLSLDFSDEIVAGACVAGGEEKAD; this is translated from the coding sequence GTGGTGGAAACCCAGCCGCTCACCGTCGGCGTGGTGAAAGAGTCGAAACCGGGTGAGACCCGGGTCGCACTGGTCCCGAAGCTGGTCGAGCGGCTGGTCAAACGCGGCCTTTCGATCGTGATCGAGCCGGGGGCCGGTGCGGCGGCCGCGTTGCCGGACGAGCTGTACGAGCAGGCAGGGGCACGGATCGGGGAGGCATGGGCCGCCGATGCGGTGCTCAAGGTCGCGCCACCGACCTCGGCCGAGGTCGGCAAGCTCGGCGCGGGCAAGATCCTGATCGGCTTCCTTGCCCCGTTGTCCAATGTGGAAGGGGTGCGGGAGCTGGCCGAGGCGGGGGTGCGTGCCTTCGCCGTGGAGTCCATCCCGCGGATCTCCCGTGCGCAGGCCATGGACGCGCTGTCCTCGCAGAGCAGTGTGGCCGGCTACCGAACGGTGCTGCTCGCCGCGCAGCGGCTCCCACGGTTCTTCCCGATGCTCACCACGGCGGCGGGCACGGTACCGCCTGCCAAGGTCCTGGTGCTGGGCGCGGGCGTGGCGGGCCTGCAGGCGCTGGCCACGGCGAAGCGACTCGGTGCCCAGCCCACCGGCTACGACGTCCGCCCCGAGGTCGCCGAGCAGGTGCGCTCGGTGGGAGCGCAGTGGCTGGACCTCGGCATCGAAGCCGTCGGCGAGGGCGGGTACGCGCGGGAGCTGTCCGAGGAGGAACGCGCGGAGCAGCAGCGCAGGCTCACCGAGGCGATCACCGGGTTCGACGTCGTGATCACCACCGCGCTGGTCCCCGGCCGGAAGGCGCCCACGCTGGTCACCGCGGATGCGGTGCGCGGGATGCGGCCGGGCAGCGTGATCGTGGACATGGCGGGGGAGGCCGGCGGCAACTGCGAGCTGACCAAGCCCGGCGAGGAGACCGTGGCCGAGCACGTGACGATCTGCTCCCCGCTGAACCTGCCCGCGGAGATGCCCGCGCACGCCAGCGAGCTGTACGCCAGGAACCTCACCGAACTACTCGAACTCTTCGTGGACTCCGAGGGCAGGTTGTCGCTCGACTTCTCCGACGAGATCGTCGCGGGCGCGTGCGTCGCCGGTGGCGAGGAAAAGGCGGATTGA